A section of the Mycolicibacterium anyangense genome encodes:
- a CDS encoding long-chain fatty acid--CoA ligase — protein sequence MHSTMQQFSLTVGAILRYAVTVHGDRTVTTATGDGGYRHATYRDVGQQAARLANALRRLGVEGDDRVATFMWNNQEHLEAYVAVPSMGAVLHTLNIRLFPEQIEFVAYEAEDTVVIADLSLAPILAPVLPKMETVHTVIAVGAGDLEPFERSGKKVVRYEDVTAAESDQFDWPDVDENSAAAMCYTSGTTGHPKGVVYSHRSSYLHSMAVCSGNGMGLSFSDKAFPIVPMFHANAWGLPYAALMAGADIVLPDRFMDAPSLVNLVETQRPTVAGAVPTIWNDVMHYLDRDTGHDISSLRLVACGGSAVPVSLMKTFEEKHGVQIRQLWGMTETSPMATLAWPAPNTPADKLWEVRGTQGRPMCGVEARIVDDEGTALPHDGEAVGELEVRGPWITGSYYRNTDESKFQSGWLRTGDVGRIDGQGYITLTDRAKDVIKSGGEWISSVDLENHLIGHPAVREAAVVGVPDERWQERPLAAVVLHDDAQVTPAELRDYLADKVVRWWLPERWTFVDEIPRTSVGKYDKKTIRSRHAENAYQVTQLS from the coding sequence ATGCACAGCACCATGCAGCAGTTCTCGTTGACCGTCGGGGCCATCCTTCGTTACGCCGTCACCGTGCACGGCGACCGGACCGTGACGACTGCGACCGGCGACGGTGGTTACCGGCATGCGACCTATCGGGATGTCGGTCAACAGGCCGCGCGCCTGGCCAACGCGCTGCGCAGGCTTGGCGTCGAGGGTGACGACCGGGTGGCCACCTTCATGTGGAACAACCAGGAGCACCTGGAGGCCTACGTCGCCGTGCCCTCGATGGGTGCGGTGCTGCACACCCTCAACATCCGGCTGTTCCCCGAACAGATCGAATTCGTGGCCTACGAGGCCGAGGACACGGTGGTGATCGCCGACCTGTCGCTGGCGCCGATCCTGGCCCCGGTGCTACCCAAGATGGAAACCGTGCACACCGTGATCGCCGTCGGCGCCGGTGACCTGGAGCCGTTCGAGCGCTCCGGCAAGAAGGTTGTCCGCTACGAGGATGTGACCGCCGCCGAGTCCGACCAGTTCGACTGGCCCGATGTCGATGAAAACTCTGCTGCGGCAATGTGTTACACCAGCGGTACCACCGGCCACCCCAAGGGGGTGGTGTACAGCCACCGGTCGAGCTACCTGCACTCGATGGCCGTGTGCAGCGGCAACGGCATGGGATTGAGTTTCTCGGACAAGGCATTCCCGATCGTGCCGATGTTCCACGCCAACGCCTGGGGCCTGCCGTACGCGGCGCTGATGGCCGGGGCGGACATCGTGCTCCCGGACCGGTTCATGGACGCACCGTCACTGGTGAATCTCGTCGAGACCCAGCGGCCCACCGTGGCCGGTGCCGTGCCGACCATCTGGAACGACGTGATGCACTACCTGGATCGCGATACCGGCCACGATATTTCGTCGCTGCGGCTGGTGGCCTGTGGTGGTTCGGCCGTGCCGGTGTCGCTGATGAAGACCTTCGAGGAAAAGCACGGTGTGCAGATCCGCCAGTTGTGGGGGATGACCGAGACCTCGCCGATGGCCACCTTGGCGTGGCCGGCGCCGAACACTCCTGCGGACAAGCTGTGGGAGGTGCGCGGCACGCAGGGCAGGCCGATGTGTGGCGTGGAGGCCCGCATCGTCGACGACGAAGGCACCGCCCTGCCGCACGACGGCGAGGCGGTCGGCGAGCTGGAGGTGCGCGGGCCGTGGATCACCGGCTCGTACTACCGCAACACCGATGAGTCGAAGTTCCAGTCCGGGTGGCTGCGCACCGGTGACGTCGGCCGTATCGACGGGCAGGGCTACATCACCCTGACCGACCGCGCCAAGGACGTCATCAAGTCCGGTGGCGAGTGGATCTCCTCGGTGGATCTGGAGAACCACCTGATCGGGCATCCGGCGGTGCGGGAGGCCGCGGTGGTCGGCGTGCCGGACGAGCGCTGGCAGGAACGGCCGCTGGCCGCGGTCGTCCTGCACGACGACGCGCAGGTGACTCCGGCGGAGCTACGGGACTACCTGGCGGACAAGGTCGTTCGATGGTGGCTGCCGGAGCGCTGGACCTTTGTCGACGAGATCCCCCGCACCAGCGTGGGCAAGTACGACAAGAAGACCATCCGCTCCCGGCACGCCGAGAACGCCTACCAGGTCACCCAGCTGTCCTGA
- a CDS encoding YnfA family protein: MTVAKSILLFVAAALLEIGGAWLIWQGVREHRGWLWMGVGVAALGAYGFVATLQPDANFGRILAAYGGVFVAGSLLWGMAADGFRPDRWDVIGSAVCLLGVGLIMYAPRR, encoded by the coding sequence GTGACCGTCGCCAAGTCGATTCTGTTGTTCGTGGCCGCCGCGCTGCTGGAGATCGGCGGGGCCTGGCTGATCTGGCAAGGTGTGCGTGAGCACCGGGGCTGGCTGTGGATGGGCGTGGGCGTCGCCGCCCTGGGCGCCTACGGCTTCGTGGCCACACTGCAACCGGATGCGAACTTCGGCCGGATCCTGGCCGCCTACGGTGGGGTGTTCGTCGCCGGGTCGCTGCTGTGGGGGATGGCCGCCGACGGGTTCCGGCCGGATCGCTGGGATGTGATCGGTTCAGCGGTGTGCCTGCTCGGGGTGGGGCTCATCATGTACGCCCCGCGGCGCTGA
- the mbp1 gene encoding microaggregate-binding protein 1, producing MAENNSGPQEGIKGVVEDVKGKAKEAVGTVTGRGDLTEEGKAQQDKAEAQRDAAAKEAEAEKARGEAKAEEQRQKSNQ from the coding sequence ATGGCAGAGAACAACAGCGGACCGCAAGAAGGCATCAAGGGCGTCGTCGAAGACGTCAAGGGCAAGGCCAAGGAAGCCGTAGGGACGGTGACCGGCCGCGGTGACCTCACCGAAGAAGGCAAGGCCCAGCAGGACAAGGCGGAGGCCCAGCGTGACGCCGCCGCCAAGGAAGCCGAGGCCGAGAAGGCGCGTGGCGAGGCGAAAGCCGAAGAGCAGCGCCAGAAGTCGAATCAGTGA
- a CDS encoding YncE family protein: MANTSAVAERVAAAHSLWLSSLPTIKRAPTGDLLPALLDEVGLEPITAPIVSAAGSVAATHGPVSDMAVSPDGRRLVVAHYGADAVSIIDTATMTVTATVSGIAEPYSVVIADRAYVTSASTEEDAIVAVDTATAVPFAAKNLEMAARGLAVSPAGDTLYVARIGDDRADVAVIDVESGALRAVAVSPVSAASVEAVQLSADGTRLFVALTTTSGGSLVVIDTTRCVVLGTVALGGSIGEIAAHPNGRKIFATGWDAELGSVINVIDVAGARVIDTIGVRGIPTSLVLGHDGDLAYFVDRDQIAVMCTATHEVIDHIAVGGALACLAAGPQGRLYAADYSGAISALQLGSTSDLALLAS, encoded by the coding sequence ATGGCAAACACGTCAGCGGTGGCCGAGCGGGTCGCTGCAGCACATTCCCTGTGGTTGTCGTCGCTGCCCACGATCAAGCGCGCACCGACCGGTGACCTTCTTCCGGCGCTGCTCGACGAGGTCGGGCTCGAGCCCATCACGGCTCCCATCGTCAGTGCCGCAGGCTCGGTGGCCGCCACGCACGGTCCGGTCAGTGACATGGCCGTCAGCCCCGACGGCCGGCGCCTGGTGGTCGCGCACTACGGCGCCGACGCCGTCTCGATCATCGACACCGCCACCATGACGGTGACCGCGACGGTCAGCGGCATCGCCGAGCCCTACTCCGTAGTGATCGCCGATCGGGCCTACGTCACCTCGGCCTCGACCGAAGAGGACGCCATCGTGGCCGTCGACACGGCCACCGCGGTGCCCTTCGCCGCCAAGAACCTGGAGATGGCCGCGCGCGGCCTGGCCGTCAGCCCGGCCGGTGACACCCTGTACGTCGCACGCATCGGTGATGACCGCGCCGACGTCGCCGTCATCGACGTCGAGTCCGGTGCTCTGCGCGCCGTCGCCGTCTCGCCCGTGTCAGCAGCCTCGGTAGAGGCGGTGCAGCTCAGCGCCGACGGCACCCGGCTGTTCGTGGCGCTGACCACTACCTCGGGCGGCAGCCTCGTGGTCATCGACACCACCCGCTGTGTCGTGCTGGGCACGGTCGCCCTCGGCGGATCCATCGGTGAGATCGCCGCACATCCCAATGGCCGCAAGATCTTCGCCACCGGCTGGGACGCCGAGCTGGGCAGCGTCATCAACGTCATCGACGTGGCCGGCGCGCGGGTGATCGACACCATCGGTGTGCGGGGCATCCCCACCTCGCTGGTGCTCGGCCACGACGGTGATCTCGCCTACTTCGTCGACCGCGACCAGATCGCCGTCATGTGCACCGCCACCCACGAGGTCATCGACCACATCGCCGTCGGCGGTGCGCTGGCCTGCCTGGCGGCCGGACCGCAGGGCCGGTTGTATGCCGCCGACTACAGCGGTGCGATCAGCGCGCTGCAGTTGGGCTCCACCAGCGATCTGGCGCTGCTGGCCTCCTGA
- the sodC gene encoding superoxide dismutase[Cu-Zn]: MLTPVRAGVAALILPVAVVSACSNNPSASQGGSSSPSSSAAAGAESLVTQLKTPDGKTVANATFDFSGGFATITVETVAGGILTPGFHGLHIHSVGKCEPDSVAPSGGAPGNFNSAGGHFQVQGHTSHPASGDLTSLQVRPDGSAKLVTTTAAFTKADLTGPQGTALIIHEGADNFANIPQRYTVDGKPGPDEQTMATGDAGKRVACAVISPAS; this comes from the coding sequence ATGTTGACACCTGTGCGCGCCGGCGTTGCCGCGTTGATCCTCCCCGTTGCTGTCGTGTCCGCCTGCTCGAACAATCCCTCGGCAAGCCAGGGCGGGTCGTCGTCGCCGTCGTCGTCGGCCGCAGCGGGGGCGGAAAGCCTTGTGACGCAACTGAAAACACCCGATGGTAAGACCGTTGCCAACGCCACCTTCGACTTCTCCGGCGGCTTTGCCACGATCACGGTCGAGACCGTGGCCGGCGGCATCCTGACCCCCGGATTCCATGGTCTGCACATCCACTCGGTGGGCAAATGCGAGCCCGATTCGGTGGCCCCCAGCGGCGGGGCGCCCGGTAATTTCAACTCCGCGGGCGGGCACTTTCAGGTCCAGGGGCATACCAGCCACCCGGCCAGCGGGGATCTGACGTCGTTACAGGTTCGCCCGGACGGGTCGGCCAAGCTGGTCACCACCACCGCTGCCTTCACCAAAGCCGATCTCACCGGGCCGCAGGGAACGGCTCTGATCATCCATGAAGGCGCGGACAACTTCGCCAATATCCCGCAGCGCTACACCGTCGACGGCAAGCCCGGTCCGGACGAGCAGACGATGGCCACGGGTGACGCGGGCAAGCGGGTGGCGTGCGCAGTGATCAGCCCGGCGAGCTGA
- a CDS encoding nitroreductase family deazaflavin-dependent oxidoreductase, which produces MGHSVRPQRGGYAVSMWRAPVRFYDHGLGWLLGRRFLCLTHQGRTSGKRYRTVLEVLAIEGDEVMVIAGTGPSADWFRNLAAGSPGSVQIGRIVFAADHRALGAEEAAGVVADYERRHRLVAPVVRKVLSALVGWPYDGSPAARHRLVRQLPLVAFRPAQTPDSQQIGSFPGSCRG; this is translated from the coding sequence ATGGGGCACAGTGTTCGGCCACAGCGCGGCGGGTATGCGGTGTCCATGTGGCGTGCACCGGTCCGGTTCTACGACCACGGCCTCGGCTGGCTGCTGGGCCGGCGGTTCCTCTGCCTGACACATCAGGGCCGGACCTCGGGCAAGCGCTATCGGACGGTGCTCGAGGTCCTCGCCATCGAGGGCGACGAGGTGATGGTGATCGCCGGAACTGGACCCAGCGCGGATTGGTTCCGCAACCTGGCTGCCGGTTCGCCCGGCAGTGTCCAGATCGGGCGGATCGTGTTCGCCGCCGACCACCGCGCACTGGGCGCCGAGGAGGCCGCGGGTGTCGTGGCCGACTACGAGCGGCGGCACCGACTGGTGGCCCCGGTCGTGCGCAAGGTTCTCTCGGCGTTGGTGGGCTGGCCCTACGACGGGAGCCCGGCTGCCCGCCACCGGCTGGTTCGCCAGCTTCCGCTGGTGGCTTTTCGCCCTGCTCAGACGCCAGACTCCCAGCAGATCGGAAGTTTTCCGGGCTCGTGCCGTGGGTAG
- a CDS encoding alkane 1-monooxygenase, with product MPLPASLISPEPPGWRDRKRYLWLFSTIMPGMVGLSWLCVFFLGPSAFWWLGLVLVFVIGPVLDYLGGADTAGPPDGALLALEKDPFYRWATYLYLPCQYLSLAFACWLWAGGGWLSMSTVDKLGLMVAVGIVGGCAINVAHEIGHTNQRTEKRLSKIALAQCWYGHFPVEHNHGHHVRVATVEDPTSSWLGESFYAFLPRSVGGRVRTAWRLEARRLARRGHSPWSLRNEVLTAWPMSLALYAGLAVWFGPVVLPWLIGQAVVGICLLEMVNYMEHYGLRRQKLPNGRYERVRPAHSWNSNSVLSNIFLFHLPRHSDHHANPMRPYQALRHFDEAPELPAGYAALLPLTLVPPLWRRLMDHRVVAHYGGDIRLAALPPNHPLMAHNETSPGRKVPAHAR from the coding sequence ATGCCCTTACCGGCGTCCCTGATCTCACCGGAGCCTCCGGGGTGGCGTGATCGCAAGCGTTACCTGTGGTTGTTCAGCACGATCATGCCCGGGATGGTCGGACTGTCCTGGCTGTGCGTGTTCTTCCTCGGGCCGTCAGCGTTCTGGTGGCTGGGCCTGGTGCTGGTCTTCGTCATCGGGCCGGTGCTGGACTATCTCGGCGGCGCCGACACCGCAGGTCCGCCCGACGGCGCCCTTCTCGCACTGGAGAAGGACCCGTTCTACCGCTGGGCAACGTACCTGTATCTGCCCTGCCAATACCTGTCGCTGGCTTTCGCCTGCTGGCTGTGGGCCGGTGGCGGCTGGCTGTCGATGAGCACCGTCGACAAGCTCGGCCTGATGGTCGCCGTGGGCATCGTCGGCGGCTGCGCCATCAACGTCGCCCATGAAATCGGCCACACCAACCAGCGCACCGAGAAACGGCTGAGCAAGATCGCGCTGGCGCAATGCTGGTACGGCCACTTCCCCGTCGAGCACAATCACGGCCACCACGTCCGCGTCGCCACTGTCGAAGATCCGACGAGCTCGTGGCTCGGTGAGAGCTTCTATGCGTTCCTGCCGCGATCGGTGGGCGGGCGAGTGCGCACGGCCTGGCGGCTGGAGGCCCGCCGCCTCGCCCGCCGCGGCCACTCACCGTGGTCGCTGCGCAACGAAGTGCTGACCGCGTGGCCGATGAGCCTGGCGCTGTACGCGGGGTTGGCGGTGTGGTTCGGTCCGGTGGTCCTGCCGTGGTTGATCGGCCAGGCGGTGGTGGGCATCTGCCTGCTCGAGATGGTCAACTACATGGAGCATTACGGGTTGCGCCGTCAGAAGCTGCCCAACGGCCGCTATGAGCGAGTTCGTCCGGCGCACAGCTGGAACAGCAACAGCGTGCTGTCCAACATCTTTCTCTTCCACCTGCCGCGGCACTCCGACCATCACGCGAACCCGATGCGGCCGTACCAGGCGTTGCGGCATTTCGACGAGGCGCCTGAGCTGCCCGCCGGCTACGCGGCGCTGCTGCCGCTGACACTGGTGCCGCCGTTGTGGCGCCGGCTGATGGACCACCGCGTGGTGGCGCACTACGGCGGTGACATCCGCCTGGCCGCTTTGCCGCCGAATCACCCGTTGATGGCTCACAATGAAACGTCACCCGGGCGGAAGGTACCCGCTCACGCGCGTTAG
- a CDS encoding DUF3060 domain-containing protein has translation MDQQDDPEKRIRELEQPLTDIAGTAELGTTPMGQQPPPPAWAPPPIPPPPPPGYYGQPIPGMPPVDQPSSPGMKLGWIILALLVVGLLIGGGAIALTTMFATKTITSTPTTPPISGGGGPFSPTSRPQSPAPTAEPEEPPTTAATVQTSAPGETVSVSGIEENKTIVCNDNPVTVSGMQNTVVITGHCTRVEVSGMNNIVTVDSVDVISASGIDNKVTYHSGSPTVDKSGFDNVVEQG, from the coding sequence ATGGACCAGCAGGACGATCCCGAGAAGCGCATTCGGGAACTCGAGCAACCGCTGACCGACATCGCAGGGACCGCCGAGCTGGGCACCACCCCGATGGGGCAACAGCCGCCACCGCCCGCCTGGGCTCCTCCGCCGATACCACCACCCCCGCCTCCGGGTTACTACGGTCAACCCATTCCCGGCATGCCCCCGGTTGACCAACCGTCCTCCCCCGGCATGAAACTCGGCTGGATCATATTGGCGCTGTTGGTCGTCGGCCTACTCATCGGTGGCGGTGCGATCGCCCTCACCACCATGTTCGCGACCAAGACGATCACCTCGACGCCCACCACCCCGCCGATCTCGGGCGGCGGTGGCCCGTTCAGCCCGACCTCTCGGCCGCAAAGCCCCGCGCCCACCGCCGAACCCGAGGAGCCACCGACGACGGCGGCCACCGTCCAGACCTCGGCGCCCGGAGAGACGGTCAGCGTCTCGGGCATCGAGGAAAACAAGACCATCGTCTGCAACGACAACCCGGTGACCGTCAGCGGGATGCAGAACACGGTCGTCATCACCGGCCATTGCACCCGGGTCGAAGTGTCCGGGATGAACAACATCGTCACCGTCGACTCGGTCGACGTGATCAGCGCATCCGGCATCGACAACAAGGTCACCTACCACTCCGGGTCGCCCACCGTCGACAAGTCCGGTTTCGACAACGTCGTCGAGCAGGGCTGA
- a CDS encoding amino acid ABC transporter substrate-binding protein/permease codes for MGADRLRRGLSRCRPRRAAAVAALAAVVFATLFGTTLLSPSPAAAEGETYVIATDTTFAPFEFQDKQGKFVGIDMDLIRAIAQDQKFKVDIKPLGFDAALQAVQANQVDGVIAGMSITDKRKQVFDFSEPYFESGIQMAVLKTNNDIKSYEDLRGKRVAVKNGTQGATFANSIKDKYGFQVVSFADSSSMFDEVKTGNSVAVFEDYPVLLYGIAQGNGFKTVTPKEDPTGYGFAVNKGRNAELLSKFNAGLNNLKKSGEYDKIINSYLGEGATNDDNSFLGLIKSTSPMLLAGLKMTVILTVVSIAIALVLGVIFGLFRVSRSIWLRGIGTTFVDIFRGTPLLVQAFFIYFGIPSALGFQMSALTAGIITLSLNAGAYMTEIVRGGIQSVDKGQMEAARSLGIGYLPTMRKVILPQAIRTMIPSYINQFVITLKDTSILSVIGIAELTQTGRIIIAGNYQSFKMWLIIGVIYFVVIMALTKLSDRLEKRIVK; via the coding sequence ATGGGAGCTGACAGGTTACGGCGCGGGCTGAGTCGATGTAGGCCCCGCCGCGCGGCCGCTGTCGCCGCGCTGGCAGCCGTCGTCTTCGCCACGCTATTCGGCACTACGCTGCTCTCGCCCAGCCCGGCCGCCGCCGAGGGTGAAACCTATGTGATCGCCACCGACACCACCTTCGCGCCCTTCGAATTCCAGGACAAGCAGGGCAAGTTCGTCGGCATCGACATGGATCTGATCCGCGCGATCGCGCAGGACCAGAAGTTCAAGGTCGACATCAAACCGCTGGGTTTCGACGCCGCACTACAGGCCGTACAGGCCAACCAGGTCGACGGCGTCATCGCGGGCATGTCGATCACCGACAAGCGCAAGCAGGTGTTCGACTTCTCCGAGCCCTACTTCGAGTCCGGCATCCAGATGGCGGTGCTCAAGACCAATAACGACATCAAGTCCTACGAGGATCTGCGCGGCAAGCGGGTCGCGGTCAAGAACGGCACCCAGGGCGCCACCTTCGCCAACTCCATCAAGGACAAGTACGGCTTCCAGGTCGTCTCGTTCGCCGACTCGTCGTCGATGTTCGACGAAGTGAAGACCGGTAATTCGGTGGCCGTGTTCGAGGACTACCCGGTGTTGCTGTACGGCATCGCCCAGGGAAACGGCTTCAAGACCGTCACCCCCAAGGAAGATCCCACCGGCTACGGGTTCGCGGTCAACAAGGGCCGCAACGCCGAACTGCTCTCGAAGTTCAACGCCGGCCTGAACAACCTGAAGAAGTCCGGCGAGTACGACAAGATCATCAACAGCTACCTCGGTGAGGGTGCGACCAACGACGACAACTCGTTCCTCGGACTGATCAAGAGCACATCGCCGATGCTGCTGGCGGGCCTGAAGATGACCGTCATCCTGACGGTCGTCTCGATCGCCATCGCCTTGGTCCTCGGCGTCATCTTCGGCCTGTTCCGGGTGTCGCGCTCGATCTGGTTGCGCGGTATCGGCACCACGTTCGTCGACATCTTCCGCGGCACACCCCTGCTGGTGCAGGCGTTCTTCATCTACTTCGGCATCCCCTCGGCGCTGGGCTTCCAGATGAGCGCGCTCACCGCGGGCATCATCACGCTGTCGCTCAACGCCGGGGCCTACATGACCGAGATCGTGCGCGGCGGTATCCAGTCGGTGGACAAGGGGCAGATGGAGGCTGCCCGCAGCCTCGGTATCGGCTACCTGCCTACCATGCGCAAAGTGATTCTGCCGCAAGCGATCCGGACGATGATCCCGTCCTACATCAACCAGTTCGTGATCACCCTCAAGGACACCTCGATCCTGTCGGTAATCGGCATCGCCGAACTGACCCAGACGGGCCGGATCATCATCGCCGGCAACTACCAGTCGTTCAAGATGTGGCTCATCATCGGTGTCATCTACTTCGTCGTGATCATGGCGCTGACCAAGCTCTCGGATCGTCTCGAGAAAAGGATCGTGAAATGA
- a CDS encoding amino acid ABC transporter ATP-binding protein has translation MTELVPETAAAEPAGTVKIQIDNLKKAFGELVVLDGITTDIKQGEVVCVIGPSGSGKSTFLRCLNKLEDITAGKMVVDHFDLTDPKVDLDKVRQHIGMVFQHFNLFPHMTVLQNVTLAPLLTKKMDKAAAEKKAMDLLGQVGLAEKAGVKPSTLSGGQKQRVAIARALAMSPSIMLFDEATSALDPEMVGDVLEVLRQLAQGGMTMVVVTHEMGFAREVASRVIFMADGNIVEDDTPEEVFGNPKSPRLQEFLSKVL, from the coding sequence ATGACCGAACTCGTCCCCGAGACTGCCGCCGCAGAACCAGCGGGCACCGTCAAGATCCAGATCGACAACCTCAAGAAGGCCTTCGGTGAGTTGGTGGTGCTCGACGGCATCACCACCGACATCAAGCAGGGCGAGGTGGTGTGCGTCATCGGGCCGTCGGGCTCGGGCAAGTCGACGTTCCTGCGCTGCCTGAACAAGCTGGAGGACATCACCGCGGGCAAGATGGTGGTCGACCACTTCGACCTCACCGACCCCAAGGTCGACCTGGACAAGGTGCGCCAGCACATCGGCATGGTGTTCCAGCACTTCAACCTCTTCCCGCACATGACCGTGCTGCAGAACGTCACCCTGGCGCCACTGCTCACCAAGAAGATGGACAAGGCCGCCGCCGAGAAGAAGGCGATGGACCTGCTCGGGCAGGTCGGGCTGGCCGAGAAGGCGGGCGTCAAACCGTCCACCCTGTCCGGTGGGCAGAAGCAGCGGGTGGCGATCGCCCGCGCGCTGGCGATGAGCCCGTCGATCATGTTGTTCGACGAGGCCACCAGCGCGCTGGACCCGGAGATGGTCGGCGACGTGCTGGAGGTGCTGCGCCAGTTGGCCCAGGGCGGTATGACGATGGTGGTGGTCACCCACGAAATGGGCTTCGCCAGGGAGGTCGCGTCCCGGGTGATCTTCATGGCCGACGGCAACATCGTCGAGGATGACACCCCCGAAGAAGTCTTCGGAAACCCGAAAAGCCCACGGCTACAGGAATTCCTGTCCAAGGTGCTCTAG
- a CDS encoding MarR family winged helix-turn-helix transcriptional regulator, translated as MTAPRLDDQLCFALYSASRAVTAAYRPLLADLNLTYPQYLVLLVLWEEGHANVGRLCQRLHLDSGTLSPLLKRLEAIGYITRERCADDERRVEVVLTPTGKRLQHKAACIPERLMQTSEMSPDDIVALRDAVLRLSEAVLSHH; from the coding sequence GTGACTGCTCCACGACTCGACGACCAGCTGTGCTTCGCGCTGTATTCGGCGTCTCGCGCAGTGACGGCGGCCTACCGGCCGCTGCTGGCTGACCTCAACCTCACCTATCCGCAGTACCTGGTGCTGCTGGTGCTGTGGGAGGAGGGCCACGCCAACGTCGGCCGGTTGTGCCAGCGGCTACACCTCGATTCGGGCACCCTCTCGCCGCTGCTCAAGCGGCTGGAAGCCATCGGTTACATCACCCGGGAACGCTGCGCCGACGACGAACGTCGGGTCGAGGTGGTTCTCACCCCGACCGGAAAACGGCTGCAGCACAAGGCGGCCTGCATACCCGAGCGGCTGATGCAGACATCGGAAATGAGCCCGGACGATATCGTCGCGCTCCGCGACGCAGTGCTGCGCCTGTCCGAGGCAGTGCTTTCACACCACTGA
- a CDS encoding organic hydroperoxide resistance protein has protein sequence MKVLYTAEALATGEGRDGHGRTSDGKVDVELSIPKEMGGSGVGTNPEQLFAVGYAACYHSALRLVARQEKADVSDSSVGARVSLGANDAGGFTLAVELEITLPNVDHDTAVALAEKAHQVCPYSNATRGNIDVALTVTDD, from the coding sequence ATGAAGGTTCTCTACACCGCTGAGGCCCTGGCCACCGGCGAGGGACGCGACGGCCACGGCCGCACCTCCGACGGCAAGGTCGACGTCGAGCTGAGCATTCCCAAGGAGATGGGTGGTTCCGGCGTCGGTACCAACCCCGAGCAGCTGTTCGCTGTCGGCTACGCGGCCTGCTACCACTCGGCGCTGCGGCTGGTCGCCCGCCAGGAGAAGGCCGACGTCTCGGATTCCTCGGTGGGAGCTCGGGTGTCGCTGGGCGCCAATGATGCCGGCGGGTTCACGCTCGCGGTGGAACTGGAGATCACGCTGCCCAACGTCGACCACGACACGGCGGTGGCGCTGGCCGAGAAGGCCCACCAGGTGTGCCCCTACTCCAACGCCACCCGCGGCAACATCGACGTCGCACTGACAGTCACCGACGACTGA